Proteins encoded within one genomic window of Actinoplanes octamycinicus:
- a CDS encoding acyl carrier protein: protein MWDATFEEILRRFVPFLDADEPLDPDTSLRDLGLDSMGIIEMMAVLEAEYQVRFLDDMLNMQTFATPGALWDSVSKMVEPVS from the coding sequence ATGTGGGACGCCACCTTCGAGGAGATCCTGCGCCGGTTCGTTCCGTTCCTGGACGCCGACGAGCCGCTCGACCCGGACACCAGCCTGCGTGACCTGGGCCTGGACTCGATGGGAATCATCGAGATGATGGCCGTCCTGGAGGCCGAGTACCAGGTGCGCTTCCTCGACGACATGTTGAACATGCAGACCTTCGCCACGCCCGGCGCCCTCTGGGACAGCGTGTCGAAGATGGTCGAGCCGGTCTCATGA
- a CDS encoding ACP S-malonyltransferase, translated as MGPTSFDEVSRFMVGNAFARRRVAEADEVLGFSLVRRYRATPGDYSEVAQLAFLVNCLALADWHAEQSDVPPAAVTGPSFGGKAAAVWAGSLSFADAIRMTAGFARLMTDYFTVHHTDVVTQSFARTAPDRLAEILAELDEAGEWYDISCYVDDDFTMLSLREHRLDWLAQRLRSVGGLPLYTLRPPMHSRAFGELRRRAEAEVVAGISFADPVLPLVADLDGGLRSTAAEVREWLLDGFVRPVRWPDVVAALRGRGIGTLRVAGADSLFTRVPCTTNAFTVVGASPRTVMQARRRVAA; from the coding sequence ATGGGCCCGACGTCATTCGACGAGGTTTCCCGGTTCATGGTCGGCAATGCCTTCGCCCGCCGCCGGGTCGCCGAGGCGGACGAGGTGCTCGGCTTCTCGCTGGTCCGCCGCTACCGGGCGACCCCGGGCGACTACAGCGAGGTCGCGCAGCTCGCCTTCCTGGTGAACTGCCTGGCCCTGGCCGACTGGCACGCCGAGCAGAGCGACGTGCCGCCGGCCGCGGTGACCGGCCCGAGCTTCGGCGGCAAGGCCGCCGCCGTCTGGGCCGGCTCGCTCTCCTTCGCCGACGCGATCCGGATGACCGCCGGGTTCGCCCGGCTGATGACCGACTACTTCACCGTCCACCACACCGACGTGGTCACCCAGAGCTTCGCCCGGACCGCCCCGGACCGGCTCGCCGAGATCCTCGCCGAGCTGGACGAGGCCGGCGAGTGGTACGACATCTCCTGCTACGTGGACGACGACTTCACCATGCTGTCGCTGCGCGAGCACCGCCTCGACTGGCTGGCCCAGCGACTGCGGTCGGTGGGCGGCCTGCCGCTCTACACGCTGCGCCCGCCGATGCACTCCCGCGCCTTCGGGGAGCTGCGCCGCCGGGCCGAGGCCGAGGTGGTCGCCGGGATCAGCTTCGCCGACCCGGTGCTGCCGCTGGTCGCCGACCTGGACGGCGGCCTGCGGAGCACCGCGGCCGAGGTCCGCGAGTGGCTGCTGGACGGCTTCGTCCGGCCGGTGCGCTGGCCGGACGTGGTCGCCGCGCTGCGCGGCCGCGGGATCGGCACGCTCCGGGTGGCCGGCGCGGACAGCCTGTTCACCCGGGTGCCCTGCACCACCAACGCCTTCACCGTGGTCGGGGCCAGCCCCCGCACCGTCATGCAGGCGCGCCGCCGCGTCGCAGCCTGA